The DNA window TCGTTGTTCAGGGGTGCAAAGAGCTTGCTGTGGAAGTCATAATCGGCGTCGACGAAGGGCTCGCCCGCCGCCGCCAGTTCCTCCATCCGGACCACCGATTCCTCGATGGCGGCCAGCTGCTCAGCCGTAATCAGGTCCATCGAGCTGCCGATGAGGCCCGATTCCAGGGCCTGGCGCACGTCCACGAGCTGCAGCGCCTCCAGCCCGTGGTGCCGCAGGGACAGCCTGGCACGGAAAATGAGGCCGTCGGCCAATGCCTCGAAATTGCTGGGCGCCACGAACATTCCGAAGCCGTGGCGGATCTCGATGACGCCCAGGGCCTGCAGGACCTTCAGCGATTCCCGCAGCGTGTTCCGGCCTACGCCCAGGGCGATGCACAGTTCGTTTTCCGTGGGCAGCGCATCGCCGGCTTCGAGTTCGCGGTCCAGGATGAGGTCCATGATGTCCGACTGCAGGGCGCGAAGGCGGGCCTGGGCGCTGAACCTCGCCGGCGGAACGTTATTAGAGGACGGCATCGGAACTCCTTTGTTGCGCTACGTCCCCACACCGTAGCGGATGTCCCATGTCCCCTGAACGGGACGGCGCATTGTTACGGACCCGGGCGGCAGCGGTCGGCATGTCTGCCCCGGAAACGATGCAGGCCCCCGGCGTAGGCTGTTGCCATGACGCCACATGTTGTTGAACGGGAATTCGATGTCATTGTGATCGGCGCCGGCGCCGCAGGTGAAAACGCCGCAGACCGGGTCGTCCAGGGCGGCCTGACCGCCGTATTGGTGGAGGCCGAACTGGTGGGCGGCGAATGCTCCTACTGGGCCTGCATGCCGTCCAAGGCCCTGCTCCGTCCCGGCACGGCGCTCCACGGTGCCCAGACGGTCCCCGGGGCCAGCGAGGCGGTCACCCGGACCCTCGACGCCGCGGCCGTCCTGAAAAGCCGCGACAGCTTCACCTCCAAGTGGCAGGACGACAGCCAAGTCGCATGGGTGGAGGAGTCCGGCATTGAGCTGGTCCGCGGGCATGGCTGGATCACCGCGCCGCGGGCCGTGGAAGTCGCCGGCCTGGACGGCAACTCGTACGTGCTGACGGCGCGTCACGCCGTCGTCCTGGCGAACGGCTCCACGCCTGACCGGCCGCCCATCGACGGACTTGCCGAGGTTCCCTATTGGGGAACCCGCGAGGCAACGTCAGCCAAGGAAATTCCGGAACGGCTCGCCGTCCTGGGCGGGGGCGTCGCCGGAACGGAGCTCGCCCAGGCCTTTGCCCGCCTCGGATCGGCCGTGACGCTGGTGGCGCGCAGCGGCCTCCTGCGGAACTTTCCCGCGGAGGCCGCGAAGCTCGTTGCCGCCGGGCTCCGCGCCGACGGGGTGGAAATCCGCCTGGACACCAAGACGCAGAGCGTCCGCGAAAACGGGGACGGCTCCCTGACCCTGACGCTCGACGGCGGCGAAACTGTTTCGGTGGACAAGCTGCTGGTCTCGACGGGCAGGCACCCGGCACTGGAGGGGCTCGGCCTGGAGAGCGTGGGGCTCGCAGCCGCCGACGGAAAGGCCTTAAGGCTGAGCACGGACACCACCGGCCTGGTGCAAGGCGCCGCCGGCAGTGACGACGGACCGTGGCTCTATGCGGTGGGGGACGCAGCCGGCAAGGCCCTGCTCACGCACCAAGGCAAGTACGAGGCCCGCGCCACCGGCGCCGCCATCGCGGCCCGCGCCAAAGGTGAGCTGAAGGGCGAGCCCGCGGACTGGAGCCGCTATGCGCAGACGGCAGACGACCATGCCGTTCCCAATGTGGTGTTCACGGACCCGGAGCTGGCGAATGTCGGCCGGTCCGTGGAACAGGCCCGGAAGGACGGCTACAACGTGTCGTCCGTGGAACTGCCCATCGCCGTTGCCGGCTCGTCACTGCACGCCAAGAACTACGAGGGCTGGGCGCAGCTCGTGATCGACGAGGACCGTAAGGTCCTGCTCGGCGCCACCTTTGCCGGCCCCGACATCGCCGAGCTGCTGCACGCGGCGACCATCGCGGTCGTCGGCGGGGTGCCCCTCGACCGGCTCTGGCACGCCGTCCCCTCCTACCCCACCATCAGCGAAGTCTGGCTCCGGCTCCTGGAGAAGTACGGTCTCTGACCGGCGCCGTTGTGAACCGAGCGGACGACGGCGGATACCGCCGGCTAAGCAGGAGCTGCTCTTCGGAGAGTCTGCCCTTTAGCCCCCTGCACGGGACACTTCATCGGATACCCGTGAGGGAGCCGGCTTACGACACATTGCGGCCTAGCTTCGCGCGGGCGCGGTGTTTGCGGACGTTGTCACGGTTTGCGCAGCGCACGGAGCAGTAGCGCTGGCGACCGTTGCGGGTGACATCGACCACGACTGCCCTGCAGGGATCGCCGGATGAACTCCCTGCGGCGCATCGGCTGAGTCTGTGAGCGCCGCGAGTGCTGAGGTGCAGTGCAGTTCCGACACTGATCACGGCGAGCAATACCTGCGGAAGGGCCTGGTCGGGGTCGCGGTAGTGAAGATGCCATCCTTCACCGTCGTGATCGGTGAGGCGCGGATAGGCGGCGGCAGCAGCCATCTGGGCGTTCAACAGAGCGGCCCTGTTCTGCGGATCGCTTTCATCGACGACTGAGAGCCACGCGTCAATGACGTCGCGGGTTTGCTCATGATCGTCTCCGGCGGGGGGCTTGTAGTCCATCGTCATACCGAACTCGCGAGTCCGCTGCACGAGACCGTCCCTGTCGGTTGGCCAAGCGTTGGCCAGCGAGGCGGCGAGGAGTACCGCGTACTCACCGTAAGGGTTGAGATGCATAAGGCTATTACATCATTGTTGGAGTCATGACGATTCTTCCTTGGGCTGCCGATCCGCAGACACGATATTTGCAACCAGCGAGCAGGACGGTGCGCTCATGATCGCGGGGACAGACTTCGGAACGGGGGTCTCGATGGCAGCGGCAAGCGGGATGGCTCTAACGGCACTCGGCATGGTGCTCACGCCGGGCCCGAACATGGTCTACCTGGTCTCGCGCAGTGTGAGTCAAGGGCCGGTGGCGGGAATGATTTCTCTCGCAGGCACCTGTGCTGGCTTCCTCGTCTACATGACGATGGCGAACCTCGGGCTCGCGATGGTGTTCGTCGCGGTGCCGTGGCTCTATGCCGGAATGAAGGCCGCAGGAGTCCTCTACTTGGCCTACCTCGCGTGGCAGGCACTCAAGCCCGGCGGTCGGGGCGTCTTCGACGTTCGCGCACTCTCTCGCGATTCCGCCCGGAAGCTCTTCCGCACGGGGCTCCTCACGAATCTGCTGAACCCAAAAACGGCCGTGATGTATCTTGCGCTGATTCCGCAGTTCATCGATGCGGGCCGGGGAGGAACAATTGTCCAGGGCTTCTCCCTCGGAGCGATCCAGATTGCCATGAGCATGCTTGTGAACGCGCTGATCGTCCTCGGCGCCGGGGCGATCTCTGCATTCCTCTCCGCCAGGCCGAGCTGGACGAAGTGGCAGCGACGCGTCACCGGTTCAGCGCTCGGCCTAGTAGCGGTCCTCCTCGCGCGGGAGGTACCAGAAAGGGCGCGCATATAGCGAGCCTGAGGATGCGAG is part of the Arthrobacter sp. KBS0703 genome and encodes:
- a CDS encoding FadR/GntR family transcriptional regulator — its product is MPSSNNVPPARFSAQARLRALQSDIMDLILDRELEAGDALPTENELCIALGVGRNTLRESLKVLQALGVIEIRHGFGMFVAPSNFEALADGLIFRARLSLRHHGLEALQLVDVRQALESGLIGSSMDLITAEQLAAIEESVVRMEELAAAGEPFVDADYDFHSKLFAPLNNELLLNLLGVFWKVYRKIHTEIGAGAEDLAAVAALHRNVYAAVAAGDKARAAQELTRHFDGIRRRISDAVTN
- a CDS encoding NAD(P)/FAD-dependent oxidoreductase, which encodes MTPHVVEREFDVIVIGAGAAGENAADRVVQGGLTAVLVEAELVGGECSYWACMPSKALLRPGTALHGAQTVPGASEAVTRTLDAAAVLKSRDSFTSKWQDDSQVAWVEESGIELVRGHGWITAPRAVEVAGLDGNSYVLTARHAVVLANGSTPDRPPIDGLAEVPYWGTREATSAKEIPERLAVLGGGVAGTELAQAFARLGSAVTLVARSGLLRNFPAEAAKLVAAGLRADGVEIRLDTKTQSVRENGDGSLTLTLDGGETVSVDKLLVSTGRHPALEGLGLESVGLAAADGKALRLSTDTTGLVQGAAGSDDGPWLYAVGDAAGKALLTHQGKYEARATGAAIAARAKGELKGEPADWSRYAQTADDHAVPNVVFTDPELANVGRSVEQARKDGYNVSSVELPIAVAGSSLHAKNYEGWAQLVIDEDRKVLLGATFAGPDIAELLHAATIAVVGGVPLDRLWHAVPSYPTISEVWLRLLEKYGL
- a CDS encoding CGNR zinc finger domain-containing protein; this translates as MHLNPYGEYAVLLAASLANAWPTDRDGLVQRTREFGMTMDYKPPAGDDHEQTRDVIDAWLSVVDESDPQNRAALLNAQMAAAAAYPRLTDHDGEGWHLHYRDPDQALPQVLLAVISVGTALHLSTRGAHRLSRCAAGSSSGDPCRAVVVDVTRNGRQRYCSVRCANRDNVRKHRARAKLGRNVS
- a CDS encoding LysE family translocator, translated to MIAGTDFGTGVSMAAASGMALTALGMVLTPGPNMVYLVSRSVSQGPVAGMISLAGTCAGFLVYMTMANLGLAMVFVAVPWLYAGMKAAGVLYLAYLAWQALKPGGRGVFDVRALSRDSARKLFRTGLLTNLLNPKTAVMYLALIPQFIDAGRGGTIVQGFSLGAIQIAMSMLVNALIVLGAGAISAFLSARPSWTKWQRRVTGSALGLVAVLLAREVPERARI